A window of Candidatus Pantoea floridensis contains these coding sequences:
- the osmF gene encoding glycine betaine ABC transporter substrate-binding protein OsmF: MIKQGLLGMMALALSVSAAQAADPVKVGSKIDTEGSLLGNIILQVLDKHGVKTVNKIQLGTTQVVRGAITAGELDIYPEYTGNGAFFFNDEKDAAWKNAQQGYEKVKKLDSEKNHLVWLAPAPANNTWTIAVRGDVAQKNNLNSLDDLSAYLKKGGTFKLAASAEFIERSDALPAFEKAYNFKLEQSQLLSLAGGDTAVTIKAAAQQTSGVNAAMAYGTDGPVAALGLQTLSDPKGVQPIYAPAPVIRESVLKQYPDIGNWLQPVFSKLDEKTLQQLNAQIAVDGQDASQVAKQWLQQNKLL; encoded by the coding sequence ATGATAAAGCAGGGGTTATTGGGGATGATGGCACTGGCGTTGAGCGTAAGTGCGGCACAGGCAGCGGACCCGGTAAAAGTCGGTTCCAAGATTGATACCGAAGGCTCGCTGCTGGGCAACATCATCCTGCAAGTGCTGGATAAGCATGGGGTGAAAACCGTCAATAAAATTCAGCTGGGGACCACTCAGGTGGTGCGCGGCGCCATTACGGCTGGTGAGCTGGATATCTATCCGGAGTATACCGGCAACGGTGCGTTCTTCTTCAACGATGAGAAAGACGCTGCGTGGAAAAACGCCCAGCAGGGCTATGAGAAGGTGAAAAAACTCGATAGCGAGAAAAATCACCTCGTGTGGCTGGCTCCTGCGCCCGCGAACAACACCTGGACGATTGCGGTGCGCGGCGACGTGGCGCAGAAGAATAACCTCAATTCACTCGACGATTTGAGCGCCTATCTGAAAAAAGGCGGCACCTTCAAACTGGCGGCCTCGGCGGAATTTATCGAACGCAGCGATGCGCTGCCAGCATTTGAAAAAGCCTACAACTTCAAGCTGGAGCAGTCGCAACTGCTGTCGCTGGCCGGTGGCGACACTGCGGTGACCATCAAAGCCGCTGCACAGCAAACCTCGGGCGTGAATGCGGCGATGGCGTACGGCACCGACGGTCCGGTGGCGGCGCTGGGCCTGCAAACCCTCAGCGATCCGAAAGGCGTGCAGCCAATTTATGCGCCTGCGCCGGTGATTCGCGAAAGCGTCCTCAAGCAATATCCCGACATTGGCAACTGGCTGCAGCCGGTATTCAGCAAGCTGGATGAGAAAACCCTGCAGCAGCTGAATGCGCAGATTGCTGTCGATGGCCAGGATGCCAGCCAGGTGGCGAAACAGTGGCTACAGCAGAATAAGTTGTTGTAA
- a CDS encoding MFS transporter has translation MSDLASPAHVAQAGNTPGGETKWIRSAADVSGLVNNSNESRSNARIVIAIALGGVFLDAYDLGALAFGIKDVTREFQLTPAGTGMVASAITFGAIVGALIGGYLTDKIGRYRVFMADMFFFVVAALACAFAPNEYVLAAARFVMGLGVGIDLPVAMAFLAEFSKLRGQGNKAASIAMWCPTWYAAISISYLLVLLLYALLPATHTDWLWRLILGFGAVPALLIIAIRSRYMSESPIWAANQGNLKGAAEILRSAYNINAQVAEDADLTPQKVVRKASWRNYGALLQGVYRRRTLLATVTSIASSFAYNAVAFGLPVIISSFFAQSMLTTILVSLALNLLFAFVGGLLAVRLVPRLGAWKMSVAGYACQCIALLGLALIGRPEGGEQAAVAIAMLALFLFGQGFGPGSHTMTFASLSYPASLRGVGVGFNQTLMRGSSTVSLFAFPLLVAAFGTGVFWVIFLAPLIGLLALLAIRWEPSGYDVDAEDFQ, from the coding sequence ATGTCCGACTTAGCTTCTCCCGCGCATGTCGCGCAGGCAGGGAATACACCAGGCGGTGAGACGAAATGGATCCGCAGCGCGGCCGACGTCTCTGGTTTGGTCAATAACAGCAACGAATCGCGTAGCAATGCGCGTATCGTTATCGCCATTGCGCTGGGCGGCGTGTTCCTCGACGCCTACGATCTTGGCGCACTCGCCTTTGGCATCAAAGACGTGACGCGCGAGTTCCAGCTCACGCCAGCGGGCACCGGCATGGTGGCCTCGGCGATCACATTTGGCGCGATAGTCGGTGCCTTGATCGGCGGCTATCTCACCGACAAAATTGGCCGCTATCGCGTGTTTATGGCCGACATGTTCTTCTTCGTGGTGGCGGCGTTAGCCTGTGCGTTTGCACCTAACGAATACGTATTGGCCGCTGCGCGCTTCGTGATGGGCCTGGGCGTCGGTATCGATTTACCGGTAGCGATGGCGTTTCTGGCGGAGTTCTCCAAGCTTCGCGGACAAGGGAATAAAGCGGCCAGCATCGCGATGTGGTGCCCGACATGGTATGCGGCGATCAGTATTTCCTATTTGCTGGTACTGCTGCTGTATGCGTTGCTGCCGGCAACCCACACCGATTGGCTGTGGCGCTTGATCCTGGGTTTTGGCGCAGTGCCCGCGCTACTGATCATTGCCATTCGCAGCCGCTATATGAGTGAATCGCCGATTTGGGCCGCCAATCAGGGTAACCTGAAAGGTGCGGCGGAGATTCTGCGCAGCGCCTACAACATCAACGCGCAGGTGGCGGAGGATGCCGATTTAACGCCGCAGAAGGTGGTGCGTAAGGCCAGCTGGCGCAACTACGGCGCGCTGCTGCAGGGCGTTTATCGCCGTCGCACCCTGTTAGCGACCGTCACCTCTATCGCTTCTTCCTTTGCCTATAACGCGGTGGCGTTTGGCCTGCCGGTGATAATCTCCAGCTTTTTTGCCCAATCGATGCTGACCACCATTCTGGTGTCGCTGGCGCTGAATCTGCTGTTCGCTTTTGTTGGCGGTCTGTTGGCGGTGCGGCTGGTGCCGCGGCTTGGCGCGTGGAAAATGTCGGTTGCCGGTTATGCCTGCCAGTGCATAGCGCTGCTGGGCCTGGCGCTGATTGGTCGTCCAGAAGGTGGCGAACAGGCCGCGGTGGCGATTGCCATGCTGGCGCTGTTCTTGTTTGGCCAGGGCTTTGGTCCCGGCTCGCATACGATGACCTTTGCCTCGCTGAGCTATCCCGCTTCGCTGCGGGGCGTTGGCGTGGGTTTCAATCAGACGCTGATGCGCGGGAGTTCAACCGTGTCGCTGTTTGCTTTCCCGCTGCTGGTCGCCGCCTTTGGCACCGGCGTGTTCTGGGTGATTTTCCTCGCCCCGCTGATTGGCTTACTGGCGCTGCTGGCGATTCGCTGGGAGCCGTCGGGTTACGACGTGGATGCGGAAGATTTTCAGTGA
- the idi gene encoding isopentenyl-diphosphate Delta-isomerase — MSAIEVILVDHLDRPIGQMEKLEVHEKGLLHRAVTVYVFNSRHEVLLQRRASGKYHCGGLWSNTCCSHPYPQESTRDAAERRLREEMGMNLALTPVFELSYNLPLSNGLTEHEYGHVFFAISDEQPELNPDEADAWCYRSIAQIQQEMAENPEQFTPWFLHTFPRIPNTLGDFRLTA, encoded by the coding sequence ATGTCCGCCATTGAAGTTATTCTCGTTGACCACCTCGATCGTCCTATCGGCCAGATGGAAAAGCTGGAAGTGCATGAGAAAGGATTGCTGCATCGTGCGGTAACGGTTTACGTGTTCAATTCGCGCCATGAAGTGCTGTTACAACGCCGGGCCAGCGGTAAATATCACTGCGGTGGATTATGGAGTAACACCTGCTGCAGCCATCCTTATCCGCAGGAATCGACGCGCGATGCCGCCGAACGCCGTCTGCGTGAAGAGATGGGCATGAACCTGGCGCTGACGCCGGTGTTTGAGTTGAGCTATAACTTGCCGCTCAGCAACGGCTTAACTGAGCATGAGTATGGTCACGTGTTTTTTGCCATCAGCGATGAGCAACCGGAACTCAATCCGGATGAAGCCGATGCATGGTGCTATCGTTCGATTGCGCAAATTCAGCAGGAGATGGCAGAGAATCCCGAGCAGTTCACGCCGTGGTTCCTGCACACCTTCCCGCGCATCCCCAATACGCTCGGCGATTTCCGCCTGACCGCATAA
- a CDS encoding methyl-accepting chemotaxis protein, translating to MLKTTQSRFTATLVAFFAVLMLVTVLVINQFIAPQLTQNESRLVRYEVDGLAGRIVEQMNRVQAQQRAITEAAGVMDSAAIDTLLPALVNQYQDSNVFGGGIWPLPNRRDPAKEKNSSFFARNASNQLQVNTYWNSDAADKYWEQSWYKDGLAAPKGQCAWAKAYQDAASPQPRTNCAMAIYRDGNAWGVATIDVTLGFFNQLAKQMGEAIKGRVLIVEADGKVVGNAALVDGAPKLENLADTQLPMAAALKGLLAQAGSQPTQTTFAGEDGEHTLFLQAIAGSPWYLASDVPSSLLDAQTHSMLTRLGLVQIPLAVILLLVLLGFVRAMMTRLALLHRNIETLSTGGADLTQRLPASNSPEFNAVAQSFNQFISYLQGLMRQVGDSALAITAASREIASGNADLSARTESQASSIVETAASMEELTGTVRQNADNATHANQLADGASQVAARGTEVVRQVVTTMGAINQSSRKVVDIISVIDSIAFQTNILALNAAVEAARAGEQGRGFAVVASEVRNLAQRSANSAREIKKLIEESVANIDTGSDLVQQAGQTMDELMQGVSSVTTLMSEIMSASREQSMGIDQVNVAITQLDGSTQQNAALVEQVSAAAQAMEQQSVQLELVVQSFKL from the coding sequence ATGTTAAAAACGACACAATCCCGTTTCACCGCGACGCTGGTCGCCTTTTTTGCGGTGCTGATGCTGGTTACCGTGCTGGTGATCAATCAGTTTATCGCACCGCAGCTCACGCAAAACGAGAGCCGTTTAGTGCGTTACGAAGTGGATGGCCTGGCCGGACGCATCGTAGAGCAGATGAACCGCGTACAAGCGCAGCAGCGTGCTATCACCGAAGCCGCAGGCGTGATGGATAGCGCTGCCATCGACACCTTGCTGCCCGCCTTAGTTAACCAGTATCAGGATAGCAACGTGTTTGGCGGCGGCATCTGGCCGTTGCCCAACCGCCGCGATCCCGCCAAAGAGAAAAACAGCTCGTTCTTCGCGCGTAACGCCAGTAACCAGCTGCAGGTCAATACCTACTGGAACTCGGATGCCGCCGACAAATACTGGGAGCAATCCTGGTACAAAGACGGTTTAGCTGCGCCGAAAGGACAGTGTGCCTGGGCGAAAGCCTATCAGGATGCGGCCAGCCCGCAGCCGCGTACTAACTGCGCGATGGCGATCTATCGCGATGGCAACGCATGGGGCGTAGCGACAATTGACGTGACGCTCGGCTTCTTTAACCAGCTGGCAAAACAGATGGGTGAAGCGATTAAAGGGCGCGTGCTAATTGTTGAAGCCGACGGCAAAGTGGTTGGCAACGCCGCGCTGGTGGATGGCGCGCCGAAGCTGGAAAACCTTGCCGATACGCAGCTGCCGATGGCGGCGGCGCTGAAAGGTCTGTTAGCACAGGCGGGTAGCCAGCCGACGCAAACCACGTTTGCCGGTGAAGATGGCGAACACACGCTGTTCCTGCAGGCGATTGCCGGTAGTCCGTGGTATCTCGCCAGCGATGTGCCCTCCAGTTTGCTGGATGCGCAGACGCACAGCATGTTAACGCGCCTCGGCCTGGTGCAGATTCCGCTGGCGGTGATCCTGCTGCTGGTGCTGCTCGGTTTTGTGCGGGCGATGATGACGCGTCTTGCCTTGCTGCATCGCAACATTGAAACGCTTTCAACCGGCGGTGCCGATCTGACGCAGCGTCTGCCGGCCAGCAACAGCCCGGAATTTAACGCGGTGGCGCAAAGCTTTAACCAGTTCATCTCCTATCTGCAAGGGCTGATGCGCCAGGTGGGGGATAGCGCGCTGGCGATTACTGCGGCTTCACGTGAAATCGCCAGCGGCAACGCCGATCTCTCGGCGCGAACCGAATCTCAGGCCAGCTCTATTGTCGAAACCGCCGCGTCGATGGAAGAGCTCACCGGCACGGTGCGCCAGAACGCCGACAACGCCACTCATGCCAATCAGCTGGCGGATGGTGCGTCACAGGTGGCGGCGCGCGGTACCGAAGTGGTGCGTCAGGTGGTCACGACCATGGGCGCGATCAACCAATCCTCACGTAAAGTGGTCGATATCATCAGCGTCATTGATAGTATCGCCTTCCAGACCAATATCCTGGCGCTCAACGCCGCGGTAGAAGCGGCGCGAGCGGGCGAGCAGGGCCGTGGATTTGCCGTGGTGGCATCGGAGGTGCGTAATCTGGCGCAGCGTTCGGCCAACTCCGCACGTGAAATTAAGAAGCTGATTGAGGAGTCGGTGGCCAATATCGATACCGGCAGCGATCTGGTGCAGCAGGCCGGGCAAACCATGGATGAGCTGATGCAGGGGGTTAGCAGCGTTACCACGTTGATGAGTGAGATCATGTCGGCGAGCCGCGAGCAGAGCATGGGGATCGATCAGGTCAACGTGGCGATTACTCAGCTGGATGGCAGCACCCAGCAGAACGCCGCGCTGGTTGAGCAGGTTTCAGCCGCCGCTCAGGCGATGGAGCAGCAGAGCGTACAGCTGGAGCTGGTGGTGCAGAGCTTTAAACTTTAA
- a CDS encoding suppressor of fused domain protein: protein MTHQPLIAEVPNQQHTLTAIVEQDARTAYFYIWPNDLFRSQYAVRGCWLRNLLPAPAQEDREAMEQGIAPLLSAEYCRTLEAEPMLDPAGLQILWEPSDDGAALWYYGQLLAVIPGWSLYQDKQVSFSAACIKENRLTAPLGSASTNDYYARAEQQRHFWRDWHDGHLWDRVQRELMQCYQAQFGESVKYYAIDQGSWPPMAISQHLHHGVWYFVTLGMSIRPMPQVDHLFDELAPQYRRVELAMAVDGEVMTEANAVQMASALAEFAHLPWARLTWIGEGHTLASEVAPVGFESFLLANDLAPETAQFRLPKREGDRVNLLWSTPVTEAERQFAQADDRGGQQLLQRLLTEGNNHVFRPRQEVVAPPAP, encoded by the coding sequence ATGACCCACCAACCTCTGATTGCTGAGGTGCCGAATCAGCAACACACATTAACCGCGATCGTCGAGCAGGATGCGCGCACGGCCTATTTTTATATCTGGCCGAACGATCTGTTTCGCAGCCAGTATGCGGTGCGCGGCTGCTGGCTACGTAATCTACTGCCTGCGCCAGCGCAGGAGGATCGTGAAGCGATGGAGCAGGGCATTGCGCCGCTGCTGAGTGCCGAATATTGCCGTACGCTGGAAGCCGAGCCGATGCTCGATCCGGCCGGATTGCAGATTCTGTGGGAACCCAGTGATGACGGGGCGGCACTGTGGTATTACGGCCAGCTGCTGGCGGTGATCCCCGGCTGGAGCCTCTATCAGGACAAGCAGGTCAGTTTCTCCGCGGCCTGCATCAAAGAGAACCGCCTCACCGCGCCGCTCGGCTCCGCCTCCACCAATGATTACTACGCGCGTGCCGAACAGCAGCGCCACTTCTGGCGCGACTGGCACGATGGCCATCTATGGGATCGGGTGCAGCGCGAACTGATGCAGTGCTATCAGGCGCAGTTTGGCGAGTCGGTAAAATATTACGCCATCGATCAGGGCAGCTGGCCACCGATGGCCATTTCGCAGCACCTGCATCATGGCGTTTGGTACTTCGTGACCCTCGGCATGAGTATCCGGCCGATGCCGCAGGTGGATCATCTATTTGATGAGCTGGCACCGCAGTATCGTCGCGTTGAGCTGGCGATGGCGGTGGACGGCGAAGTGATGACCGAAGCCAATGCGGTGCAGATGGCCAGCGCGCTGGCGGAATTTGCACATTTACCGTGGGCGCGCCTCACCTGGATTGGTGAAGGGCATACGCTGGCGTCAGAAGTCGCGCCAGTGGGTTTTGAAAGCTTCCTGCTAGCCAATGATTTAGCGCCGGAAACCGCCCAGTTTCGTCTGCCGAAACGCGAGGGCGACCGGGTGAATCTGCTGTGGTCAACGCCGGTTACCGAAGCCGAACGCCAGTTTGCCCAGGCGGACGATCGCGGTGGCCAGCAGCTGTTACAGCGTTTGCTGACGGAAGGCAACAATCACGTGTTTCGCCCGCGCCAGGAAGTGGTAGCGCCGCCTGCACCGTAA
- a CDS encoding oxygenase MpaB family protein produces the protein MNIRDRIQQQVFRLNGLSLNEFDISQPPGDPGLFGPDHVIWRVHGDFASMLCGGISALMLQMLHPAALAGVWDHSNFRQDMMGRLRRTSQFIAVTTFGNTADAQTLIERVKRIHLRVTGCDNAGKPYAASDPHLLTWVHVAETSRFLAAHLRYKNPQLSQAEQNRYYQEAARVAEALGAQQVPKSVQAVEDYLHMMRPALIYDERTREVLQLLINAPAPSWQAKPAMRVMLTAGMGLLPPWAQQQIQRPIGPAHQWLVDKEMAVIGGLLRWSIQRGAYSRAMQRMGR, from the coding sequence ATGAACATCCGCGACCGCATCCAACAGCAAGTCTTCCGCCTCAACGGCTTATCCCTCAACGAATTTGATATCTCGCAGCCACCCGGCGATCCGGGATTATTTGGCCCAGACCACGTCATCTGGCGCGTGCATGGTGACTTTGCCTCGATGCTGTGCGGCGGCATCAGCGCTTTAATGCTGCAAATGCTGCATCCGGCTGCACTGGCCGGCGTATGGGATCACTCCAACTTCCGTCAGGACATGATGGGGCGTTTGCGCCGCACCAGCCAATTTATCGCCGTCACCACTTTCGGCAACACCGCTGATGCCCAAACCCTCATCGAACGCGTCAAACGTATTCATCTGCGCGTCACCGGCTGCGATAACGCGGGCAAGCCTTATGCCGCTAGCGATCCGCATCTGCTCACCTGGGTACACGTGGCGGAAACCAGCCGCTTTTTGGCGGCGCATCTGCGCTATAAAAATCCCCAGCTCAGCCAGGCCGAGCAGAATCGTTATTACCAGGAGGCGGCACGCGTTGCGGAAGCGCTTGGCGCTCAGCAGGTGCCGAAAAGCGTGCAGGCGGTAGAGGACTATTTACACATGATGCGCCCGGCGCTGATTTACGATGAACGAACGCGGGAAGTGTTGCAGCTATTAATCAACGCACCTGCGCCAAGCTGGCAGGCGAAACCCGCCATGCGCGTGATGCTAACAGCCGGTATGGGATTGCTGCCGCCGTGGGCGCAGCAGCAGATCCAGCGGCCGATTGGGCCAGCGCATCAATGGCTGGTGGATAAAGAAATGGCGGTGATTGGCGGGTTGCTGCGCTGGTCAATTCAGCGCGGCGCTTACTCACGCGCTATGCAGCGCATGGGGCGCTGA
- the bglX gene encoding beta-glucosidase BglX, whose amino-acid sequence MKWIYSVSLAVSLAMQPAFADDLFGPHAMTEQARDAFVNQLLSKMTLDEKIGQMRLISVGPDTPKTAVRDMIQHGQVGAIFNTVTRQDIRAMQDQVMQLSRLKIPLFFAYDVVHGQRTIFPIPLGLAASWDLDAVAEVGRISAYEAADDGLNMTWAPMVDVSREPRWGRVSEGFGEDTFLTSQMGGTMVKAMQGKSPADRFNIMTSVKHFALYGAVEGGRDYNTVDMSPQRMFQDYLPPYKASLDAGSGGVMVALNSINGTPATADSWLLKDLLRGDWKFKGITISDHGAIKELLKHGVASDPQDAVRIAVKSGVDMSMSDEYYSKYLPGLVKSGAVSMAEVDDAARHVLNVKYDMGLFNDPYSHLGPKGSDPQDTNAESRLHRAEARDVARKSIVLLKNWHETLPLKKDATVALVGPLADSQRDIMGSWSAAGVAKQSIPLLQGMRNAMAGKGTVLYAKGANITDNKGIQDFLNLYEQAVSVDQRSPQALIDEAVAQAKKADVVVAAVGEAQGMAHEASSRSDLVIPPSQQKLLAALKATGKPLVIVLMNGRPLTVVNEDKQADAMLETWFSGTEGGNAIADVLFGDYNPSGKLPVSFPRSVGQIPIYYNHLPTGRPYNFAKPNKYTSHYYDAINGPLYPFGYGLSYTTFSVSPVKMSSRTMPRNGSVEASVTVTNTGKRDGATVVQLYLNDPVASISRPVQELRGFQRIMLKAGESQTVKFKIDVDALKFWNQKMQQVAEPGKINVMIGLDSVRTQDAQFDYL is encoded by the coding sequence ATGAAATGGATTTACTCTGTTAGCCTCGCTGTTTCCTTAGCCATGCAACCTGCGTTTGCAGACGATTTGTTTGGCCCACATGCCATGACCGAGCAGGCGCGCGACGCCTTTGTTAATCAGCTGCTTAGCAAAATGACCCTTGATGAAAAAATCGGGCAGATGCGTTTGATTAGCGTCGGACCGGATACACCGAAAACGGCGGTTCGCGACATGATTCAACACGGTCAGGTCGGGGCCATTTTTAATACCGTAACGCGACAGGATATTCGCGCCATGCAGGATCAGGTGATGCAGCTCAGCCGCCTGAAAATCCCGCTGTTCTTTGCCTATGACGTGGTGCACGGTCAGCGCACCATCTTCCCGATTCCGCTTGGCCTGGCGGCCAGCTGGGATCTGGATGCGGTGGCGGAAGTCGGGCGCATATCGGCCTATGAAGCGGCGGATGACGGCCTGAACATGACGTGGGCACCGATGGTGGATGTATCACGCGAACCGCGCTGGGGTCGCGTTTCGGAAGGTTTCGGTGAAGACACCTTCCTGACGTCACAAATGGGCGGCACCATGGTGAAGGCCATGCAGGGCAAAAGCCCGGCGGATCGCTTCAATATCATGACCAGCGTAAAGCACTTTGCGCTTTACGGTGCGGTGGAAGGCGGGCGTGATTACAACACCGTCGACATGAGCCCGCAGCGCATGTTCCAGGATTATCTGCCGCCGTACAAAGCCTCGCTTGATGCGGGCAGCGGCGGCGTGATGGTGGCGCTTAACTCGATCAACGGCACCCCGGCTACGGCCGATAGCTGGTTGCTGAAAGATCTGCTGCGCGGTGACTGGAAGTTTAAAGGCATTACCATTAGCGATCACGGCGCGATCAAAGAGCTGCTGAAACATGGTGTGGCCAGCGATCCGCAGGACGCGGTACGCATCGCCGTGAAATCGGGCGTCGATATGAGCATGAGCGACGAGTACTACAGCAAATATCTGCCGGGCCTGGTGAAAAGCGGCGCGGTGAGCATGGCGGAAGTTGATGATGCCGCGCGTCATGTGCTGAACGTCAAATATGACATGGGGCTGTTTAACGATCCTTATAGCCATTTAGGGCCGAAAGGCAGCGATCCGCAGGATACTAACGCCGAAAGCCGTTTGCATCGCGCCGAAGCGCGTGATGTGGCGCGTAAAAGTATTGTGCTGTTAAAGAACTGGCATGAAACGTTGCCTCTGAAGAAGGACGCCACCGTGGCGTTAGTGGGGCCGCTGGCAGACAGTCAACGCGACATCATGGGCAGCTGGTCAGCGGCGGGCGTCGCCAAACAATCGATTCCGCTGCTGCAGGGCATGCGTAATGCGATGGCGGGCAAAGGCACCGTGCTGTATGCCAAGGGCGCAAACATCACTGACAACAAAGGCATTCAGGATTTCCTCAATCTGTACGAGCAGGCGGTGAGCGTGGATCAACGTTCGCCGCAGGCGCTGATTGACGAAGCGGTAGCACAGGCGAAAAAAGCCGATGTGGTGGTGGCTGCCGTCGGCGAAGCGCAGGGCATGGCGCATGAAGCCTCAAGCCGTAGCGATTTAGTGATCCCACCAAGCCAGCAAAAATTGCTGGCGGCGCTGAAAGCCACCGGCAAACCGCTGGTGATCGTGCTGATGAACGGCCGTCCGTTGACGGTGGTGAATGAAGATAAACAGGCTGATGCGATGCTGGAAACCTGGTTCAGCGGCACCGAAGGCGGTAACGCTATTGCCGATGTGCTGTTTGGTGACTACAACCCGTCGGGCAAACTGCCGGTTTCCTTCCCGCGTTCAGTGGGACAGATCCCGATTTATTACAACCATCTGCCAACCGGGCGTCCTTACAACTTCGCCAAGCCGAACAAGTATACGTCGCACTATTACGACGCCATCAACGGCCCGCTTTATCCGTTTGGCTATGGCCTGAGCTACACCACCTTTAGCGTATCGCCGGTGAAGATGTCATCGCGTACCATGCCGCGTAATGGCTCGGTGGAGGCGTCAGTTACCGTGACCAACACCGGTAAACGCGATGGTGCTACCGTGGTGCAGCTGTATCTCAACGATCCGGTCGCCAGCATCAGTCGCCCGGTGCAGGAGCTGCGTGGTTTCCAGCGCATTATGCTGAAAGCCGGCGAATCGCAGACGGTGAAGTTTAAGATCGATGTTGATGCGCTGAAGTTCTGGAATCAGAAGATGCAGCAGGTGGCGGAGCCAGGCAAAATCAACGTGATGATTGGCCTGGATTCGGTGCGTACGCAAGATGCGCAGTTTGATTATCTCTAA
- the dld gene encoding D-lactate dehydrogenase encodes MNNNTSHPTLLAELRRLVGSSHLLTDAEQTARYRKGFRSGEGDALAVIFPGSLLELWRALQALVSADAIILMQAANTGLTEGSTPHGNDYDRPVVIISTLRLDKLHLIDDGKQILAFPGSTLYQLEKVLKPLGREPHSVIGSSCIGASVMGGICNNSGGSLIKRGPAYSEMALYAQIDASGKLKLVNHLGIDLGHSPEEMLGRLDDDRWQQNDVRWDERHASDHEYAERVRDITADTPARFNADERRLFEASGCAGKLAVFAVRLDTFPTEPQQQVFYIGTNDPAELGDIRRHILAEFTHLPVAGEYMHRDIFDIAEVYGKDTFVMIDKLGTDKMPLFFTLKGRVDAWLSKLSWVKPHLTDRLLQRVSGWLPAHLPKRLKQYRDKYEHHLMLKMSGDGVAEAQAYLTEYFREGGGAFFACDAKEGAHAFLHRFAAAGAAVRYHAVHADEVEDILALDIALRRNDEEWFERLPAEFDKDLSHRLYYGHFFCHVFHQDYIVRKGVDAHALKEKMLAILAERGAEYPAEHNVGHLYQAKPQLQAFYRQLDPTNSFNPGIGKTSKHKGWAVKI; translated from the coding sequence ATGAATAACAACACTTCGCACCCTACTCTGCTCGCCGAACTGCGTCGTCTGGTGGGTTCGTCACACCTGTTAACCGATGCAGAACAGACCGCGCGCTACCGCAAAGGTTTTCGCTCGGGCGAAGGCGACGCGCTGGCGGTGATTTTTCCCGGCTCGCTGCTGGAGTTATGGCGTGCGTTGCAAGCGCTGGTTAGCGCCGATGCCATTATTTTAATGCAGGCCGCCAATACCGGTCTGACGGAAGGTTCCACGCCGCACGGTAATGATTACGATCGTCCGGTGGTCATCATCAGCACCTTGCGGCTGGATAAGTTGCATCTGATCGATGACGGCAAACAGATCCTCGCCTTCCCTGGCAGCACGCTGTATCAGTTGGAAAAAGTGCTGAAACCGTTAGGACGTGAGCCGCATTCTGTTATCGGTTCCTCCTGTATCGGCGCATCGGTAATGGGCGGAATCTGTAATAACTCAGGCGGTTCGTTGATCAAACGCGGTCCGGCCTACAGTGAAATGGCCCTGTACGCGCAGATTGATGCCAGCGGCAAACTCAAGCTGGTAAACCATCTTGGCATCGATCTTGGCCATTCGCCGGAGGAGATGTTGGGGCGTTTGGATGACGATCGCTGGCAGCAGAACGATGTGCGTTGGGATGAGCGCCACGCCTCCGATCATGAATATGCCGAGCGCGTGCGCGATATCACTGCCGACACCCCGGCGCGCTTTAATGCCGATGAGCGCCGCCTGTTCGAAGCGTCTGGCTGCGCGGGCAAGCTGGCAGTATTTGCCGTGCGTCTCGACACCTTCCCTACCGAACCGCAGCAGCAGGTATTTTATATCGGCACCAACGATCCGGCTGAGCTGGGCGATATTCGCCGTCATATTCTGGCAGAATTTACGCATCTGCCGGTGGCGGGTGAATATATGCACCGCGACATTTTCGATATCGCTGAGGTGTATGGCAAAGATACCTTCGTGATGATCGACAAGCTCGGCACCGATAAAATGCCGCTGTTTTTTACCCTTAAGGGCCGCGTTGATGCCTGGCTGAGCAAGCTGAGTTGGGTAAAACCGCATCTTACCGATCGCCTGTTGCAGCGCGTCAGCGGCTGGTTACCGGCGCATCTGCCCAAACGTCTTAAGCAGTATCGCGACAAATATGAACACCATCTGATGCTGAAGATGTCCGGCGACGGCGTTGCTGAAGCGCAGGCGTATCTGACCGAATATTTCCGCGAAGGCGGCGGCGCCTTCTTCGCCTGCGATGCCAAAGAGGGCGCGCACGCGTTCCTGCATCGCTTTGCCGCTGCCGGTGCGGCTGTGCGCTATCACGCGGTGCATGCTGACGAAGTGGAAGATATTCTGGCGTTGGATATTGCGCTGCGCCGTAACGATGAGGAGTGGTTTGAGCGCCTGCCCGCCGAGTTTGATAAGGATCTCAGCCACCGCCTCTATTACGGCCACTTCTTCTGCCATGTGTTCCATCAGGATTACATCGTCAGAAAGGGCGTCGATGCGCATGCGTTGAAAGAGAAGATGCTGGCGATTTTAGCCGAGCGCGGCGCGGAGTATCCGGCTGAGCATAACGTTGGACATCTGTATCAGGCGAAACCGCAGCTGCAGGCGTTTTATCGTCAGCTGGATCCTACTAATAGTTTCAATCCGGGAATTGGTAAAACCAGCAAGCACAAGGGTTGGGCGGTAAAAATCTAA